One region of Priestia megaterium genomic DNA includes:
- the serA gene encoding phosphoglycerate dehydrogenase, which produces MYNVLVADSISNEGLAPLLEAPHVNLTRKKVEEVENDLHTYDALLVRSATTVTEDLLAKMPNLKIVARAGVGVDNIDIEASTKRGVVVINAPNGNTISTAEHTFAMMASLFRHIPQGNASVKAREWNRSAFVGTELNRKHLGIIGFGRIGSELAKRAKAFNMSVHVYDPFLTSSRAEKLGVELLSLDELLAAADVITVHTPLTKETKGLLNHETLAKTKKGVFLLNCARGGIIDEKALVHYLEIGHVQGAAIDVFEVEPPIDNPLLHFDQVITTPHLGASTKEAQLNVAEDVAHDVLRFLEGNPVSSSINLPTLSKEVFEKIQPFTSLTKQMGAILSQCMREPVQHISISYGGTVTDLETTYITRSLLSGFLTHRIDSPVNEVNASMIAKERGITFGEKTSEDTQGYSNIIDVTVTGEQRTFTITGTYIAGYGPRIVNIDSFDIDFYPEGHLLYIRHSDQPGVIGNVGKVLGDLRINIATMQVGRKQKGGEAIMMLTFDKLLDDSVITSLKQTSEIVTIQRIEL; this is translated from the coding sequence ATGTATAACGTATTAGTAGCTGATTCAATTAGCAATGAAGGTCTTGCTCCACTACTTGAAGCTCCTCATGTGAATCTTACGCGAAAAAAAGTTGAAGAAGTTGAGAATGATTTGCATACGTACGATGCGCTTTTAGTACGGAGTGCTACGACGGTTACAGAGGATTTGCTGGCAAAAATGCCGAATTTAAAAATTGTTGCTCGCGCTGGAGTAGGTGTCGATAATATTGATATTGAAGCCTCAACCAAACGAGGGGTTGTCGTTATTAACGCGCCGAACGGAAATACCATTTCAACGGCGGAACATACATTTGCTATGATGGCTAGCTTGTTTCGGCATATCCCCCAAGGAAATGCTTCAGTCAAAGCGCGCGAATGGAACCGCTCAGCATTTGTTGGAACAGAGCTTAATCGCAAACACCTGGGCATTATCGGATTTGGACGAATTGGCTCAGAGCTTGCTAAACGCGCAAAAGCCTTCAATATGAGCGTTCACGTTTACGATCCTTTTTTAACCTCTTCCCGAGCTGAAAAGCTAGGCGTAGAACTATTATCCCTGGATGAATTACTAGCAGCAGCGGATGTAATTACCGTACACACTCCGCTTACGAAAGAAACCAAGGGATTGCTCAATCATGAAACATTAGCCAAAACAAAGAAGGGTGTATTTTTATTAAACTGCGCACGCGGCGGGATCATTGATGAAAAAGCCTTAGTTCATTATTTAGAAATTGGCCATGTTCAAGGTGCAGCTATTGACGTATTTGAAGTTGAACCGCCGATTGATAACCCTTTGTTACATTTTGATCAAGTTATTACAACTCCCCATTTAGGAGCTTCTACAAAAGAAGCCCAGCTTAACGTTGCTGAAGACGTGGCACATGACGTTCTGCGTTTTCTAGAAGGTAATCCTGTAAGTTCATCCATTAATTTACCAACGCTTTCTAAAGAAGTTTTTGAAAAAATTCAGCCGTTTACGAGCCTTACTAAACAAATGGGAGCTATTTTATCTCAATGCATGCGAGAACCCGTTCAGCATATCTCGATCTCCTACGGAGGTACAGTGACGGATTTAGAAACCACTTATATTACACGGAGCTTGTTATCAGGCTTTTTAACCCATCGTATTGACTCACCTGTTAACGAAGTCAATGCTTCTATGATTGCCAAAGAACGAGGAATTACATTTGGTGAAAAAACATCGGAAGATACGCAAGGATATTCTAATATAATTGACGTTACAGTAACAGGCGAACAGCGTACATTTACCATTACGGGCACTTATATAGCAGGATATGGACCTCGAATTGTTAATATTGATTCGTTTGATATTGATTTTTATCCGGAAGGACATCTTCTTTATATCCGTCACAGTGATCAGCCCGGAGTTATTGGAAATGTAGGGAAAGTACTTGGAGATTTACGTATTAACATTGCTACCATGCAAGTGGGCCGTAAGCAAAAAGGCGGAGAAGCCATTATGATGCTCACGTTTGATAAACTTTTAGATGATTCTGTCATCACTTCATTAAAACAAACAAGCGAAATTGTGACCATACAGCGCATTGAGTTGTGA
- the resA gene encoding thiol-disulfide oxidoreductase ResA yields the protein MKKKRLIIRTVILAVLLCAVGYTLYAQFFADKQKVSVGDEAPDFILRDINGETHQLSDYKGKGVFLNFWGTWCKPCKQEMPAMEKQYAAYKKQGVEILAVNVAETNIAVEQFAKQYGLSFPILMDKDSQVLGAYGIDPLPTTFLIDKNGKIVDSFIGGLEESKIKEYMEEIKP from the coding sequence ATGAAAAAAAAGCGCTTGATTATTCGAACAGTTATATTAGCAGTTTTACTGTGCGCGGTTGGATATACCCTTTATGCTCAATTTTTTGCTGATAAACAAAAGGTATCGGTAGGAGATGAGGCACCTGACTTTATATTAAGAGATATTAATGGAGAAACTCATCAGCTATCAGATTACAAAGGCAAAGGAGTTTTTTTGAATTTTTGGGGAACATGGTGCAAGCCCTGTAAACAAGAGATGCCGGCGATGGAAAAGCAGTATGCAGCATATAAAAAGCAAGGCGTTGAAATTTTAGCTGTTAACGTTGCAGAAACGAATATAGCGGTAGAGCAGTTTGCTAAACAGTATGGGCTATCTTTTCCAATTTTGATGGATAAAGATTCACAAGTGTTGGGTGCGTACGGGATAGATCCTCTTCCGACTACGTTTTTAATTGATAAAAACGGAAAGATTGTAGACAGCTTTATTGGCGGATTAGAAGAATCTAAAATAAAAGAATATATGGAAGAAATTAAACCATAG
- a CDS encoding ATP-binding protein, producing MFWRSVVGKLWFTILLLVTLVLFILTILLLQFFENYHVVDAENRLTKTAAKISTIVQETEDEKLGLSIARELADQASVVIVQDKDFYWHSTHPDKENKKAISAIVKQNDQLNQVVEKGKVIREKMYMTTKKDTSDEPLMFVVGVPLMKDNKPTGGVYLYQSLSEIEEPAQYTTKFILLAAGIAIILTTIFAFFLSTRITAPLRKMRQAAFEVTKGNFDTKVPILTHDEIGELAIAFNQMGRQLKFNLNALNQEKEQLSSILSSMADGVITFSRDGSILITNPPAEHFLQTWYYEQDVNNQQVPELPANVVHLFQTVVETETERSAELKIQGKTWVILMSPLYNQTKIRGAVAVLRDMSEERKLDKSRKDFIANVSHELRTPISMLQGYSEAIIDDIASTDEEKKEIAQVIYDESLRMGRLVNELLDLARMEAGHVQLHLESVAMVEFTERVLRKFQGLAKEKHIKLSLNGKIEDEFEAMIDSDRMEQVLTNLIDNAIRHTDDYGEVKLHLDKSQSEIHLSVQDTGAGIPKEDLPFVFERFYKADKARTRGKSGTGLGLAIAKNIVEAHQGIIAVESELNEGTTFFIKLPK from the coding sequence ATGTTTTGGAGAAGTGTAGTTGGTAAACTATGGTTTACTATCCTATTGCTCGTTACGCTTGTTTTATTTATTTTGACCATTTTACTGCTTCAGTTTTTTGAAAATTATCATGTTGTAGACGCAGAAAACCGTTTAACTAAAACGGCTGCTAAAATCTCTACCATTGTGCAGGAAACAGAGGATGAAAAGCTAGGACTATCCATTGCTCGTGAACTTGCAGATCAAGCAAGTGTAGTTATTGTTCAAGATAAAGATTTCTATTGGCATTCCACACATCCTGATAAAGAAAATAAGAAAGCTATTTCGGCCATTGTTAAACAAAACGATCAGCTAAATCAAGTGGTTGAAAAAGGTAAAGTAATACGGGAAAAAATGTACATGACCACAAAGAAAGACACGAGTGATGAGCCTTTAATGTTTGTTGTCGGTGTACCTTTAATGAAAGATAATAAACCGACAGGCGGCGTTTATCTGTATCAATCTCTTTCTGAAATTGAAGAGCCCGCTCAATATACGACTAAGTTCATTTTATTGGCTGCAGGTATTGCTATTATTTTAACTACTATCTTTGCTTTTTTCTTATCTACTCGAATTACAGCACCTCTTAGAAAAATGAGGCAGGCGGCATTTGAAGTAACAAAAGGGAACTTTGATACAAAAGTACCTATTTTAACTCACGATGAAATTGGAGAGTTAGCGATTGCTTTTAATCAAATGGGCAGGCAGTTAAAGTTTAATCTCAATGCGCTCAATCAGGAAAAAGAACAGCTTTCAAGTATTTTAAGCAGTATGGCAGACGGTGTTATTACGTTTAGTAGAGACGGATCGATTTTAATTACCAATCCCCCAGCGGAGCATTTTCTTCAGACTTGGTATTACGAGCAGGATGTGAACAACCAGCAGGTGCCTGAGCTTCCAGCAAACGTCGTGCATTTGTTTCAAACGGTAGTAGAGACTGAAACGGAGCGAAGTGCAGAGTTGAAAATTCAAGGGAAAACGTGGGTCATTTTAATGTCACCGCTCTATAATCAAACGAAAATCCGCGGTGCTGTAGCTGTACTGCGAGACATGTCTGAAGAGCGTAAACTTGATAAATCGAGAAAAGATTTTATTGCAAACGTGTCTCATGAATTGCGTACACCTATTTCTATGCTTCAAGGTTATAGTGAAGCTATTATTGACGATATTGCAAGTACGGATGAAGAAAAGAAAGAAATTGCACAGGTGATTTATGATGAATCACTCCGTATGGGCCGGCTTGTAAATGAACTTTTAGATTTAGCGCGAATGGAAGCGGGACATGTGCAGCTTCACTTAGAATCTGTAGCAATGGTTGAATTTACAGAACGTGTTTTGCGCAAGTTTCAAGGGTTAGCTAAAGAAAAACATATTAAACTGTCTCTTAATGGAAAAATAGAAGATGAATTTGAAGCGATGATTGATTCAGACCGTATGGAACAAGTGCTGACAAACTTAATTGATAATGCCATTCGTCATACGGATGACTACGGAGAAGTAAAGCTGCATCTTGATAAAAGTCAATCCGAAATCCATCTTTCTGTTCAAGATACGGGAGCAGGGATTCCAAAAGAAGATCTTCCGTTTGTATTCGAGCGATTTTATAAAGCTGATAAAGCCAGAACGAGAGGAAAGTCAGGAACTGGTCTTGGGCTTGCGATCGCTAAAAATATCGTGGAGGCACACCAAGGGATTATTGCGGTTGAAAGTGAATTAAATGAAGGAACAACTTTCTTTATCAAACTGCCAAAGTAA
- a CDS encoding response regulator transcription factor: MQNEQRLLLVDDEDRIRRLLKMYLEKEGYIIEEAADGHEAIEKALHIDYDLIVLDLMMPGIDGIEVCKQIREKKATPIIMLTAKGEEVNRVQGFEVGTDDYIVKPFSPREVVLRVKALLRRSSQATFIQPETSVKNLIVFDHLTIDNDAHRVTADGKEVNLTPKEYELLCYLAKTPDKVYDREQLLREVWHYDFFGDLRTVDTHVKRLREKLNRVSSQAAKMIVTVWGVGYKFEVENN, encoded by the coding sequence ATGCAAAACGAACAAAGATTACTGCTAGTAGACGATGAAGATCGCATTAGACGATTGTTAAAAATGTACTTAGAAAAAGAAGGATACATCATTGAAGAAGCAGCCGACGGGCATGAAGCAATCGAAAAAGCGTTACACATAGATTATGATTTGATTGTATTAGATTTAATGATGCCTGGCATAGACGGTATTGAGGTCTGTAAACAAATTCGCGAGAAAAAAGCAACTCCTATTATCATGCTTACAGCTAAAGGTGAAGAAGTAAACAGAGTCCAAGGGTTTGAAGTAGGTACAGATGATTACATCGTTAAGCCGTTTAGCCCAAGAGAAGTGGTTCTTCGCGTAAAAGCACTGCTTCGACGTTCTTCTCAAGCAACGTTTATTCAGCCAGAAACGAGCGTGAAAAACCTTATTGTCTTTGATCACTTAACGATTGATAATGATGCACATCGCGTTACAGCAGACGGAAAAGAAGTTAACTTAACTCCAAAAGAATATGAATTATTGTGCTACCTTGCAAAAACGCCAGATAAAGTATACGACAGAGAGCAGCTGCTGCGTGAAGTGTGGCATTATGATTTCTTTGGAGATCTTCGTACGGTAGATACGCACGTCAAGCGTTTGCGTGAAAAGTTAAATCGCGTATCGTCACAAGCGGCGAAAATGATCGTAACCGTTTGGGGAGTAGGGTATAAATTTGAGGTTGAAAATAACTGA
- a CDS encoding cytochrome c biogenesis protein ResB: MKHVKCECGHVNPHGTILCEACGKPIAEETTEKLVDMRYEGSARRSQTYNKTVIDKIWNFFSSVKVGIWIIIVTLVASAVGTIYPQEAYIPPNVTAGEYYQKEYGWTGELYYKLGFHHLYESWWYLLLIAALGMSLVICSLDRVVPLYRALKKQSVTKHPNFLKRQRLYSTSSSWTDQDYEHVKSMLKKRRYSIREEKGNLLAEKGRFSRWGPYVNHIGLIIFLLGAMLRFVPGMYIDEVLWIREGETKVIPGTNGEYFLKNHRFTVETYDKDSESAVFQEAIDRAGNNKVAKKYEADVSLYKREGKLIPGADPKLKKIKDSEIRVNQPLKFEGYAMYQVDFKLNEFSSMSFHLTDKNANKNVGSLTVDLHNPKATYDLKNGYKVKLMSYFPDFFFDDEGNPNTKTRVPNNPAFVFKMITPQHKKGEVAFVGIRENLEPLGNNDYKMTFAGVETKNVTGLTVRRDYTLWFLGIGGAIFMIGVIQGMYWNHRRMWIQKVNNEIWLAAHTNKNWYGLKKELNGLLESTSLTQLKDQNDKETK, from the coding sequence ATGAAACACGTAAAATGTGAATGTGGACACGTTAACCCGCATGGTACGATTTTGTGTGAAGCCTGTGGTAAACCAATTGCAGAAGAAACAACTGAAAAATTAGTAGATATGCGTTATGAAGGAAGCGCAAGGCGATCGCAAACGTACAATAAAACAGTTATCGATAAAATATGGAATTTTTTCTCTTCTGTAAAGGTAGGCATTTGGATCATTATTGTGACGCTTGTTGCGTCTGCAGTCGGAACCATTTATCCTCAAGAAGCTTACATACCTCCTAATGTGACAGCAGGTGAGTATTATCAAAAGGAATATGGATGGACAGGAGAGCTTTATTATAAGTTAGGTTTTCATCATCTCTATGAATCGTGGTGGTACTTGCTTTTAATTGCTGCTTTAGGAATGTCGTTAGTCATTTGCAGTTTAGATCGAGTAGTGCCTTTGTACCGAGCTCTAAAAAAGCAGAGTGTAACAAAACATCCAAACTTCTTAAAGAGACAGCGTTTATACAGCACTTCATCATCGTGGACGGATCAAGATTATGAACATGTAAAAAGCATGCTGAAAAAAAGAAGATACTCTATTCGCGAAGAAAAGGGCAATCTGCTGGCTGAAAAAGGACGCTTCTCAAGATGGGGTCCATACGTTAATCATATCGGTCTCATTATCTTTTTACTAGGTGCTATGCTTAGATTTGTACCAGGTATGTATATAGATGAAGTTCTTTGGATCCGTGAAGGTGAAACAAAAGTTATTCCTGGGACGAACGGAGAGTATTTTTTGAAAAACCATCGTTTTACTGTGGAAACGTATGATAAAGATAGCGAAAGCGCCGTGTTTCAAGAAGCAATTGATCGTGCAGGGAATAATAAAGTAGCCAAAAAATATGAAGCGGATGTTAGTCTGTATAAGCGCGAAGGAAAGCTTATACCGGGAGCAGATCCAAAGCTAAAGAAAATAAAAGATTCAGAGATTCGTGTGAATCAGCCGCTTAAGTTTGAAGGATATGCCATGTACCAAGTGGACTTCAAGTTAAATGAGTTTAGCTCTATGTCTTTCCATTTAACAGATAAAAATGCAAATAAAAACGTTGGTTCACTTACAGTAGATTTACATAATCCAAAAGCAACATATGATTTAAAAAACGGATATAAAGTCAAGCTCATGAGCTACTTTCCAGACTTTTTCTTTGATGATGAAGGAAACCCAAATACAAAAACAAGAGTGCCTAACAACCCGGCTTTTGTATTTAAAATGATTACGCCTCAGCATAAAAAAGGCGAAGTTGCTTTTGTTGGAATTAGAGAGAACTTGGAACCGCTAGGAAATAACGATTATAAAATGACCTTTGCTGGTGTGGAAACGAAAAATGTAACGGGATTAACCGTTCGCAGAGACTATACGCTTTGGTTTTTAGGGATTGGCGGAGCCATCTTTATGATTGGTGTGATTCAAGGGATGTATTGGAATCATCGCCGCATGTGGATTCAAAAAGTCAATAATGAGATATGGTTGGCCGCACATACAAATAAAAACTGGTATGGTCTTAAAAAAGAATTAAATGGTTTATTAGAATCCACATCCCTCACACAGCTGAAGGACCAAAATGATAAAGAAACAAAATAG
- a CDS encoding pseudouridine synthase, giving the protein MERLQKVIAHAGVASRRKAEELIGQGRVKVNGKVVKELGTKVGPNDKIEVDEVPVESEAPVYFMLYKPRGVISAANDDKGRKTVVDFFPHVEERIYPIGRLDYDTSGLLLLTNDGEFANQLMHPKFEVDKVYVAKIKGIPSRESIRQLQRGVMLEDGKTAPARAKVLSIDKSKQTAIVELTIHEGKNRQVRRMFDAIGHSVLKLKRERYGPLDLRGLNAGEARELTAHEVKQLYSMSQTGK; this is encoded by the coding sequence ATGGAACGATTACAAAAAGTGATTGCTCACGCAGGTGTAGCATCAAGACGTAAAGCTGAAGAATTAATCGGCCAAGGCCGAGTGAAAGTAAATGGAAAAGTTGTAAAAGAATTGGGCACGAAAGTAGGTCCTAACGATAAAATTGAAGTAGACGAAGTGCCGGTAGAAAGCGAAGCGCCCGTTTATTTTATGCTATACAAACCAAGAGGCGTGATTTCAGCTGCTAACGACGACAAAGGAAGAAAAACAGTCGTTGACTTCTTTCCGCATGTAGAAGAAAGAATTTACCCGATTGGACGTCTGGACTATGATACGTCGGGTCTACTTCTTTTAACAAATGATGGTGAATTTGCTAATCAGCTAATGCACCCGAAATTTGAAGTGGATAAAGTGTATGTAGCTAAAATTAAAGGAATCCCAAGTCGTGAAAGCATCAGACAGCTGCAACGCGGAGTGATGCTTGAAGACGGAAAAACAGCACCAGCTCGTGCAAAAGTTCTTTCCATTGATAAAAGCAAGCAGACGGCGATCGTAGAACTGACGATTCACGAAGGGAAAAATCGTCAAGTACGTCGCATGTTCGATGCAATCGGACATTCTGTATTAAAGTTAAAACGTGAGCGCTACGGACCTTTAGACTTACGCGGATTAAATGCAGGAGAAGCACGCGAGCTTACGGCTCATGAAGTCAAACAATTATATTCAATGTCTCAAACAGGTAAGTAA
- a CDS encoding spore maturation protein produces MTMLNQVSLMFIPLIVGCILLYGTYKKIPTYEKFVEGGKDGLQIAFSIIPYLVGMLVSISIFRASGALDFFLSVLKPMLQAVGVPAEIVPLALIKPISGTAALGITTDLISTYGPDSFIGRLASTMQGSTDTTFYILTVYFGAVGIKKMGDALKVGLLADLVGIIASVVIVILVFGR; encoded by the coding sequence ATGACGATGCTTAATCAAGTATCATTGATGTTTATTCCTCTTATCGTAGGCTGTATTTTACTTTATGGAACCTACAAAAAAATTCCTACGTATGAAAAGTTTGTAGAGGGAGGGAAAGACGGATTACAAATTGCTTTTTCCATCATTCCTTACTTAGTCGGCATGTTAGTGAGCATCTCTATTTTTCGAGCTTCAGGAGCCCTTGATTTTTTCTTATCTGTTTTAAAACCTATGCTGCAAGCAGTCGGCGTTCCGGCTGAAATTGTACCTTTAGCTCTTATTAAACCGATATCTGGAACGGCTGCCCTTGGTATCACAACGGATCTAATTTCTACATATGGACCTGATTCTTTTATCGGTCGTTTGGCATCGACCATGCAGGGAAGTACAGATACCACGTTTTATATTTTAACGGTTTATTTCGGAGCAGTAGGTATTAAAAAAATGGGAGATGCGCTGAAGGTTGGTTTACTGGCGGATTTGGTAGGGATTATTGCATCAGTTGTGATCGTAATCCTTGTATTTGGCCGGTAA
- a CDS encoding peptidoglycan DD-metalloendopeptidase family protein, with amino-acid sequence MIDVLRRILVVLVMGLCIGLLFLGGQMVKAEEKQWEWPVEGVLTDIFGSRHAKHFGIDIAAPVGTQVYAVAKGVVSRSYYSNTYGQVVFIKQTNGYETVYAHLEKRLVAEGNSVSAGQNIGWVGNTGRSSGAHLHFEVHQGSWNPDKTNAVNPLAKLDKQKLSAYVKNDLAATVFQQLHQASDNCILIHQGDTLSELAAKYGVDVEQLRKWNHLKNTALNAGQVLKISP; translated from the coding sequence ATGATTGACGTGTTAAGAAGAATATTGGTTGTATTAGTGATGGGATTGTGTATAGGTCTTTTATTTTTGGGCGGGCAAATGGTAAAGGCAGAAGAGAAGCAGTGGGAGTGGCCGGTTGAAGGAGTCTTAACTGATATATTTGGTTCTCGTCACGCCAAACACTTTGGAATCGATATAGCAGCACCTGTTGGTACACAGGTGTATGCTGTTGCAAAAGGAGTGGTGAGCCGCTCTTATTATTCAAATACATACGGGCAAGTTGTTTTTATCAAACAAACGAATGGATACGAAACGGTCTATGCTCATCTAGAGAAACGACTTGTTGCAGAAGGAAATTCTGTATCCGCAGGTCAAAACATTGGATGGGTTGGCAATACAGGACGATCTTCAGGTGCACATTTGCATTTTGAAGTTCATCAAGGAAGTTGGAATCCGGATAAAACCAATGCGGTAAACCCACTTGCCAAATTGGACAAGCAAAAACTATCGGCATACGTAAAAAACGATTTAGCTGCCACGGTTTTTCAGCAGTTACATCAGGCTTCTGATAACTGTATTCTTATCCATCAAGGAGATACATTATCTGAACTTGCGGCCAAATATGGAGTCGATGTGGAGCAGCTAAGAAAGTGGAATCATTTAAAGAACACCGCTTTAAATGCAGGACAAGTGTTAAAAATAAGTCCATAA
- the ccsB gene encoding c-type cytochrome biogenesis protein CcsB, translating to MDYASISSNLLYVAFIAYLVATFFFGGAIRDKRAAQKKTKWATFGIAVTIIGFIAQIGYFITRWIASGHAPVSNLFEFTTFFGMMLVGAFIVIYFIYRLSMLGLFALPVALLIIAYASMFPTEITPLIPALQTNWLHIHVTTAATGEAVLSISFVAGLIYLIKTIDQSKRNKKAFWLEFILYTLISTLGFVAVTLAFNAAHYESSFNWVNKSGEQEQVVYHMVPLVGPHQSEWTDGNDIKPLVDMPAIINAKKLNTVIWSLAGGFVLYWLIRLILRKRIGAALQPLVKQVNSDLLDEVSYRAVAIGFPIFTLGALIFAMIWAQMAWTRFWGWDPKEVWALITFLFYAAFLHLRLSKGWHGEKSAWLAVGGFAIIMFNLVAVNLVIAGLHSYA from the coding sequence ATGGATTACGCGAGTATAAGTAGTAATTTACTGTATGTGGCGTTTATTGCTTATTTAGTTGCAACCTTTTTTTTCGGAGGAGCTATTCGAGATAAGCGAGCAGCTCAAAAGAAAACAAAGTGGGCAACGTTTGGAATTGCGGTTACCATCATCGGTTTTATTGCACAGATTGGCTATTTCATTACAAGATGGATTGCATCAGGCCACGCTCCTGTTAGTAATTTATTTGAATTTACGACGTTTTTTGGCATGATGCTTGTTGGCGCATTTATTGTTATTTACTTTATTTATCGTCTTAGCATGCTTGGACTTTTTGCCTTGCCGGTGGCTCTTTTAATCATTGCTTATGCAAGCATGTTTCCAACTGAAATTACGCCGCTGATACCAGCTCTCCAGACGAATTGGCTGCATATTCACGTTACAACCGCAGCTACGGGTGAAGCCGTGCTTTCCATTAGCTTTGTTGCAGGATTGATTTATTTAATCAAAACAATTGATCAATCCAAGCGAAATAAAAAAGCATTTTGGCTGGAATTCATCCTGTATACGCTTATTAGTACGCTTGGATTTGTAGCGGTGACGCTGGCTTTTAATGCGGCTCACTACGAGTCATCATTTAATTGGGTTAATAAAAGTGGCGAACAAGAGCAAGTCGTATATCATATGGTTCCGCTAGTGGGGCCTCATCAAAGTGAGTGGACAGACGGGAACGACATAAAGCCGCTTGTTGATATGCCGGCTATTATCAATGCTAAAAAATTAAATACAGTTATTTGGTCGTTAGCCGGTGGGTTTGTCTTATATTGGCTGATTCGTCTTATTTTACGGAAGCGAATTGGAGCCGCACTGCAGCCGCTTGTGAAGCAGGTAAACAGCGACTTGCTTGATGAAGTAAGCTACAGAGCAGTGGCGATTGGATTTCCTATTTTTACATTAGGAGCACTTATTTTCGCTATGATTTGGGCTCAGATGGCCTGGACGCGCTTTTGGGGATGGGACCCCAAAGAGGTGTGGGCGCTGATCACCTTTTTATTTTATGCCGCTTTTCTTCATCTTCGGCTGTCTAAAGGATGGCACGGTGAAAAATCAGCTTGGCTGGCAGTTGGCGGATTTGCCATCATCATGTTCAACTTAGTGGCCGTGAACCTAGTTATTGCAGGTTTACATTCATATGCGTAA
- a CDS encoding ECF transporter S component codes for MQQSKKTQKLVILGMLSSIAYILMMINFPIPGLPPFLTIDFSEIPALVAALVFGPMAAVIVEGIKNLLNYLIQGSATGVPVGQVANFVAGLLFVLPVSYMFRRFKTAKGVTIGLVTGTVVMTVLMAVLNYYVFLPAYTIFLQSPEMSSEQARQYIVAGILPFNLIKGAATGVIFVLLFSKMKQWITRRVAV; via the coding sequence ATGCAACAAAGTAAGAAAACTCAAAAGCTGGTTATACTAGGAATGTTAAGCAGTATTGCTTACATTTTAATGATGATTAATTTTCCGATTCCTGGATTACCTCCGTTTTTAACAATTGATTTTAGCGAAATTCCTGCACTCGTAGCAGCACTTGTATTTGGACCTATGGCTGCTGTTATAGTAGAAGGAATAAAAAATTTATTGAATTATTTAATTCAAGGAAGTGCTACAGGGGTTCCGGTTGGTCAAGTGGCGAACTTTGTAGCTGGTTTACTGTTCGTTCTTCCTGTATCATATATGTTCCGTCGATTTAAAACAGCCAAAGGCGTAACGATAGGTTTGGTTACGGGTACGGTTGTAATGACGGTACTCATGGCTGTCTTAAATTATTATGTCTTTTTACCGGCGTATACAATCTTCTTACAATCGCCAGAAATGTCTAGTGAACAAGCGCGTCAATATATCGTTGCAGGTATTTTGCCGTTTAACTTAATAAAAGGAGCAGCAACAGGGGTTATTTTTGTCTTATTGTTTTCAAAAATGAAGCAATGGATCACGCGCCGCGTTGCTGTTTAA
- a CDS encoding nucleoside recognition domain-containing protein, which translates to MVNIIWMLLTIIGIVFAIINGKIGDVNKAIFQGAGEAVTISIGLISVLVFWLGMMNIAQSAGLLDKLAKLFRPIITRLFPDVPKDHPALGYILSNMMANMFGLGNAATPLGIKAMEQLKKLNGDRDEASRSMITLLALNTTSLTLIPTTVIAIRITYNSANPTEIVGTTLLATVVATIGAIIIDRFFYYRRTRKGGKRK; encoded by the coding sequence ATGGTTAATATTATTTGGATGCTGCTGACCATTATCGGAATTGTTTTTGCAATTATAAATGGGAAAATTGGTGATGTAAACAAAGCAATTTTTCAAGGAGCAGGCGAAGCGGTGACCATCAGCATTGGATTAATCAGCGTGCTGGTCTTTTGGTTAGGTATGATGAATATTGCTCAAAGTGCAGGGCTTCTCGACAAGTTAGCGAAACTATTTCGACCCATTATTACTAGACTTTTCCCTGATGTTCCAAAAGATCATCCGGCCTTAGGATACATATTGTCCAATATGATGGCGAATATGTTTGGGCTGGGGAATGCGGCAACTCCTCTTGGTATTAAAGCGATGGAGCAGCTTAAAAAACTGAACGGCGACAGAGATGAAGCAAGCCGTTCTATGATCACACTTTTAGCACTTAACACAACCAGTTTAACGCTTATACCGACCACAGTTATTGCCATTCGAATTACGTATAACTCGGCTAATCCTACTGAAATTGTGGGTACTACGCTTTTAGCAACTGTTGTAGCTACGATAGGAGCTATCATCATCGATCGCTTCTTTTATTATCGACGTACGCGAAAAGGAGGAAAACGAAAATGA